ATTTTTCTTCGTTGGTCGGTTCCGCGACTTTTTCCGCCGGTTTTTTCAGTTTGTTGATGCCTTTCACCATCATGAATATGGCGAATGCGATAATGATAAAGTCAAAAACGTTTTGGATAAACATACCATAGTTTAAGGTTACCGCCGGAATGTCGCCGTTTGCCGGTTCTAACACTAATTTCAGATCTTTGAAATCTACGCCGCCGGTTAAGATG
Above is a genomic segment from Aggregatibacter sp. HMT-949 containing:
- the mscL gene encoding large-conductance mechanosensitive channel protein MscL, with amino-acid sequence MSFIKEFREFAMRGNVVDMAVGVIIGGAFGKIVSSLVGDVVMPVLGILTGGVDFKDLKLVLEPANGDIPAVTLNYGMFIQNVFDFIIIAFAIFMMVKGINKLKKPAEKVAEPTNEEKLLAEIRDLLKK